One window of Paralichthys olivaceus isolate ysfri-2021 chromosome 20, ASM2471397v2, whole genome shotgun sequence genomic DNA carries:
- the c20h6orf47 gene encoding uncharacterized protein C6orf47 homolog, with protein MTAVVGRALGWVCSWGRSVVSDNTSAVVVKGQKSDCSSQSRRGWTSWLWGGWRRQSDQSSPVEEYWEAQERVPPLEIEDLCAGKQKTVVDSGWWNKYLPTYNLWPRKSEPSTLSQRKHDGQSRGAWDHDVDGDFSDYITPPPSPTPPSSRLTSPFRLFADSWKVEILPEHYEICFNFLRHLFDLFVVGFLWTVSPPTKLILEVLGVQGALRLWFHGMAMFFVSTVGMAGLLWLIQEYLSQFALIYGIIQAVVISVSVRQSVIIGVDEEEEDEKDEEGKETNEMTDCKKHKEKLVSVEDKVKTS; from the coding sequence ATGACAGCTGTGGTAGGCAGAGCACTGGGCTGGGTGTGCTCATGGGGCAGAAGTGTCGTGTCAGACAATACCTCAGCGGTAGTAGTCAAGGGCCAGAAGTCTGACTGTAGCAGCCAGAGCCGCAGGGGGTGGACCTCTTGGCTCTGGGGTGGGTGGAGACGTCAAAGTGACCAAAGTTCTCCAGTAGAGGAGTACTGGGAGGCTCAGGAGAGGGTTCCGCCCTTGGAAATTGAAGATCTCTGTGCAGGGAAGCAGAAGACTGTGGTAGATTCTGGATGGTGGAATAAATATCTCCCAACTTACAATTTGTGGCCAAGAAAATCAGAACCAAGCACACTAAgtcaaaggaaacatgatgGTCAGAGTCGAGGTGCATGGGATCATGATGTCGATGGGGACTTTTCCGACTACATAACACCACCCCCATCTCCTACACCTCCTTCCTCTCGGCTGACATCACCTTTTCGACTCTTTGCGGACAGCTGGAAGGTTGAAATCCTACCAGAGCACTACGAGATCTGTTTCAACTTCCTCCGACACTTGTTTGACCTCTTTGTTGTTGGCTTCCTGTGGACTGTGTCTCCTCCTACAAAGCTGATCCTGGAGGTGTTGGGAGTGCAGGGAGCACTGCGGCTGTGGTTTCATGGTATGGCCATGTTTTTTGTCTCCACAGTGGGAATGGCAGGATTACTCTGGCTGATCCAGGAGTATCTCTCCCAGTTTGCTTTGATCTATGGCATCATACAGGCAGTGGTGATCTCTGTCAGTGTTCGACAGAGTGTGATAATCGGCGtggacgaagaagaagaagatgaaaaggACGAGGAGGGAAAGGAGACTAATGAAATGACAGATTGTAAGAAGCATAAAGAAAAACTTGTGTCTGTTGAAGACAAGGTGAAGACAAGTTAA